In Deinococcus psychrotolerans, the genomic window CCAGCCCCACGAAGCTCATTCCCCCTTCCCAGGCTTTGAAGTTCCCCTGTTCGCTGGGCAACTCGGCGTAGAGGTCTTGCAGGGCGGCGCGGTGCATCCGGTAAGCGTTGATGTAGTTCTGAGCGCGGGTCATGAGCGCAGCATACACCCATGCGAAAGTGGCCCCCAGACAGGCGGGCCACTTTGCTTGACGCTGAGAATTTAGAGGGGACGTTGCCGGAGCGCGTCGCGGATCTCGGCCAAGAGCTTTTCCTCGTTGGTGGGTTCGGCAACCGGGGGCTTTTCTTCACGCTTGAAGCGCTCCATCAACCTATTGAAAGGCACGATGACAAAAAAGTAGATGACCGCGGCAGACAACACAAAGCTCAGGAGAGCAGTGATGAATGCGCCGTACTTGAAGACGCTCCCGTTGATGGTGAAGACCAGCGCCGAGAAATCCGGCACACCGCCAAAAATACCGATGATCGGTAGAATGAGGCCGCTGGTGAACGACTCCACCACTTTGCCGAAAGCCGCACCGATCAGCACACCGACTGCCAGATCAATCAAATTGCCGCGCAACAGAAACTTCTGAAATCCACTTACCATGTGTTAATTTTTCCACTTTCTGCGCCGGAGCACAATCTGGAGCTCTCGATGTCGTCTAGACATGAAGCCAATTTCTGACGTGCTTCGGAAGATTTGTTGCCGTTTAGCCAACAGCGTGTTGACACTCAGGCCTGACTTGAACCATCGATCTTGCTGTTTTCTTTGACGGCGTGGGCGCTCATGCCAAACTGCGGGCCGCTGCTGACCACGTCACCCAAGATCACGCGGGCCAGTTCGCCCAGCGTGCTGCCGCCGGATTTGACCGGCATTCCCAGCGTGTGGGCCAACTCCGAGAGGCTGGTGTTGTCGATCATCAGCTCGGTGCCGTAGCGCAAAGTGGTGGGCGGCACGATCAACAAATCCGCCTCGCCGGTTTTGA contains:
- the mscL gene encoding large conductance mechanosensitive channel protein MscL, encoding MVSGFQKFLLRGNLIDLAVGVLIGAAFGKVVESFTSGLILPIIGIFGGVPDFSALVFTINGSVFKYGAFITALLSFVLSAAVIYFFVIVPFNRLMERFKREEKPPVAEPTNEEKLLAEIRDALRQRPL